GTGTGAAACATGGGCAGCAGGATCAACATCGTGTCGTCGCCCTGCACCAGGCCAAGACGGGCCATGGCGCGACAGATGGAGAGTTGGTTGCCGTTGGAGATCATGATCCCTTTGGGCCGCCCCGTGGTACCCGACGAATAGAGCATCAGGGCGGGATCTTCCAACCCCTGGGGCTCAAATGCCGCGTCATCCGGGTATTGAGCGAGAATGTCGGCCAGGGTGGTCTGAGAAATCTCCTCGCGTCTGACACCGTCGCCGACCACCTCCACCACCATCGGCTTGTGCGTCGCGGCGTGGTAGCCCTTGACAAAATCGGCCATGAAGGCATCACCAACAAACACCACCCGCGGTCGGGCATGATCGAGGGCATAGGCGATTTCGGGGCCCTTGAGTGAAAAATTGAGGAGTCCGGCCACAGCCCCGATCTTCTGCGCGCCGAACATGACATCGTAGATCTGGGGGGAATTCATGATCATCAGGGAGACGATGTCGCCCTTGCGGACCCCCCGGTCGATCAGAAAATTGGCCACGCGATTCGCGTTCTGGTTGGTCTGCGCATAGGTGCGGCAATCATCGCCGAACAGCACGTGGCGACGGTCGGGGATCTCCTCGGCCCGCACGGCGATCATCTCGGCCAGGCTGGTAAAAGAGGTGCGCAGACCTTTTAAGAAGGGCAGAGCTACGAGGTCCACAAAGTTGGCAGCGGGAACAGCGGTTTTTGAAGTCATAATAGTCTCCTTTTTGGCGAATTCTATTGGGAAGGTTTTTCTCTGTCAACCTCGAACCGAGCATTTGTTCAGTTTCCGAGCGCCCGCGGAGACGATGTCAACCCTATTCTAAACCCCCCAAGACAGCCCAGTTGGGCTTGCATCGGACCGATATTGTAATATAATTATTTTCAGTCACATACCTGCTGACCTCTTCTGCCCAGTTAGGAGCCGGCTTGCGCCCACCTTCAGAGACCAACACCCAGTCGTTCTTCGACCTAATAAGGGATCCGGGATCTGTGCATAACTTCGCACACTACCTTATCCTCGGCGGATTAGGTCTCATCGCCATTTTTGGCCTGCAACACTACAGCTTTCTCTCGTTTCACGTCATCATTGAAATGTTCAGCGTCGTAGTGGCGTCCGCCATTTTTCTTTTTGCCTGGAATACCCGAATTCATATTCAAAACGGCGCCATTATCGTGTTGGGCGCCGCCTATTTGGTGATCGGCGGCATCGACTTGCTGCATACCATCGCTTACAAAGGTATGGGGGTTTTAAAACTCGATGACGCGAATATCGCCACCCAGCTCTGGATCGCCGCCCGGTATATCGAAAGCCTTACCCTGTTGGTGGTGCCGCTGTTTTCAAACCGTATGGTGATCCTCCATCGCGCCGTCTACGCCTACCTGTTTATTTTCGCCCTGGTGATCGGCAGCATATTCTTCTGGCCGATATTTCCATCGTGTTTCGTGGAGGGGGAAGGACTGACTGGCTTCAAGAAGATCAGCGAGTATGCGATCGCTGCAATTTTACTGGTGGGATTGTGGAACCTCATGCGCCGCAGAAGAGAGTTCAACACTGTCGTTTACCTCGCCTTGGGGGTTTCCATTGTACTTACCATTGCCTCGGAACTGGCCTTCACCTTCTACGTCAGCGTTTACGGTCTGTCCAATTTTGTCGGGCACCTGTTCAAGCTCGGATCCTTCTGGCTGATCTATAAGGCGATTATCGAAACGGGATTGCAGCGGCCTTACGCGTTGTTGTTCAGGGAGCTGGCTCAAAGCGAGACACGCTACAGAGAGCTGGTGGCCCAACTACCCACGGGCATCTGTGAGATCGATCCCGAATTGCGCATCACCTACATCAACCCGGCCGGGTTGAGGCTCATCGGGTATGACGATGCGGAGCTCCGCCAGGGGATTCGCCTGAATCAGGTCGTGGACGAACTCGATGAGGAGGATGCCAGACAGTGGTTGGCGCAATTTGCTGACAATGATGCGGCGAAGAGCGCCAGTGTCCGACTTAAACGAAAAGATGGGGCACTGGTGGATGTCATCGTCAATTGCACCACGGTCTATCACCGGGACCGGACCGTATCGATCCAGGCCAGCCTCACAGACGTGACCGAAATGAACCGAATGCATCAAAAGCTGCAACAGGCAAACAAGATGGAAGCCATCGCCGTCCTGGCCG
This Desulfatitalea tepidiphila DNA region includes the following protein-coding sequences:
- a CDS encoding MASE3 domain-containing protein, with translation MHNFAHYLILGGLGLIAIFGLQHYSFLSFHVIIEMFSVVVASAIFLFAWNTRIHIQNGAIIVLGAAYLVIGGIDLLHTIAYKGMGVLKLDDANIATQLWIAARYIESLTLLVVPLFSNRMVILHRAVYAYLFIFALVIGSIFFWPIFPSCFVEGEGLTGFKKISEYAIAAILLVGLWNLMRRRREFNTVVYLALGVSIVLTIASELAFTFYVSVYGLSNFVGHLFKLGSFWLIYKAIIETGLQRPYALLFRELAQSETRYRELVAQLPTGICEIDPELRITYINPAGLRLIGYDDAELRQGIRLNQVVDELDEEDARQWLAQFADNDAAKSASVRLKRKDGALVDVIVNCTTVYHRDRTVSIQASLTDVTEMNRMHQKLQQANKMEAIAVLAGGMAHKVNNLLMGVVGHLELMKMIAGERRLKAEEFTRVFDNCESIAELIQKLLAYARGGRYQSQPIDVAGFVQHVLEEQTEPSGKDIAFSPDFPSGLPRVSADPTQLQMVVSSVVDNAVEAIEESGRIDIALHSVEVDEEQCREMPGMIPGHYVRFTVRDTGKGMDAETLRRIFEPFYTHKFTGRGLGMPAVYGIVKNHGGWIGVDSKPGQGTTVEIYLPAL